In Daucus carota subsp. sativus chromosome 4, DH1 v3.0, whole genome shotgun sequence, one DNA window encodes the following:
- the LOC108219018 gene encoding protein BRASSINAZOLE-RESISTANT 1: MMNWEGESPASSAGGGGGGGGRRKPSWRERENNRRRERRRRAIAAKIYAGLRAQGNFNLPKHCDNNEVLKALCAQAGWTVEPDGTTYPKGSRPPSIDIASMDIGGTSNNTTPCSSRRPSPPSSSFPSPIPSYQPSPTSSSFPSPSRLEPHMSSNPFSFMRYSNPSSLPPLRISNSAPVTPPLSSSATRISMHNFNWESIAKQSASLSFPFLAVSAPASPTRGQRIPPPATIPECDESDSSTVDSGQWMSFKSYAPSGGPTSPTFNLMKPTTENISSQKAVLDKGKGIDFEFEREAVKAWEGERIHEVGLDDLELTLGSGGMQ; the protein is encoded by the exons ATGATGAACTGGGAAGGCGAGTCCCCTGCTTCATCTGCCGgcggtggaggtggaggtggagggaGGCGGAAGCCGTCgtggagggagagagagaataaCAGGAGGAGAGAGAGGAGGAGAAGGGCTATTGCAGCTAAGATATATGCTGGGTTGAGAGCTCAAGGCAATTTTAATCTCCCTAAGCACTGTGATAATAATGAGGTTTTGAAAGCTCTTTGTGCTCAGGCTGGCTGGACTGTTGAGCCTGATGGCACTACTTACCCAAAg GGATCAAGACCACCCTCAATCGACATTGCATCGATGGATATTGGTGGTACTTCAAACAACACCACGCCATGTTCTTCACGTCGTCCAAGTCCACCATCTTCGTCCTTTCCCAGTCCTATTCCTTCATATCAACCCAGTCCCACTTCCTCTTCCTTCCCAAGTCCGTCTAGGCTTGAACCTCACATGTCATCCAATCCTTTTTCGTTCATGCGTTACTCCAACCCATCATCTCTCCCTCCCCTCCGGATTTCAAACAGTGCACCTGTAACCCCGCCTCTTTCATCATCAGCCACGCGGATTTCTATGCATAACTTCAATTGGGAGTCCATTGCCAAACAATCTGCCTCCTTGAGTTTCCCCTTTCTAGCGGTTTCTGCCCCGGCCAGTCCAACTCGTGGTCAACGTATCCCTCCTCCAGCTACCATACCAGAATGTGATGAATCTGATTCCTCGACTGTAGATTCAGGACAATGGATGAGCTTTAAATCATATGCACCCAGTGGGGGTCCAACATCTCCGACTTTTAATCTCATGAAGCCTACAACAGAGAACATCTCTTCCCAAAAGGCTGTCCTTGACAAAGGAAAAGGCATCGATTTTGAGTTTGAGAGAGAAGCGGTGAAGGCATGGGAAGGGGAGAGGATTCATGAAGTGGGGTTAGATGATTTGGAGCTGACACTGGGAAGTGGGGGAATGCAATGA